The following coding sequences are from one Verrucomicrobiota bacterium window:
- a CDS encoding S41 family peptidase, with protein MKQRILYSLLGAALAANVLMGARVYLAAAQSGAAENPYPHIETFMRVMEKVRQEYVDGEKVDYEDLFRGALRGMMTSLDPHSEYLEPPKFEDLRKDTEGAYGGVGIQVGFSRDRVLTVIEPMEDSPSFKAGVLAGDRIIKIEGKSTEKFSLEDAVKRLKGKPGTVVNFTIFRPSSNLTKDITLTRAEIKVDTVRDIEGKHDYTLLENKIGYVRIRQFGEQTSDELDQALKKSAGHGMRGLILDLRGNPGGLLDQAVKVCEKFLPRKSLVVSTEGRTPGMKNEYRAEGRNPLQQLPMVVLVNGSSASASEIVAGCLQDLGRAFILGEQTFGKGSVQSILPMADGSALKLTTAKYYTPSHKVIHEKGITPDSVVAMTAEDEEALYLKRVPGALESLEEDRRERVKTAKDIQLERAVDYLKGIMLYVNRAGAKTSSPAPAP; from the coding sequence ATGAAACAGCGCATATTGTATTCCCTGCTTGGGGCCGCCTTGGCCGCGAATGTCTTGATGGGGGCGAGGGTTTATCTCGCCGCCGCCCAGAGCGGAGCCGCCGAGAATCCCTATCCGCATATTGAAACGTTCATGCGGGTGATGGAGAAAGTGCGGCAGGAATACGTAGACGGGGAGAAGGTGGATTACGAGGACCTTTTTCGCGGCGCGCTTCGGGGGATGATGACGTCGTTGGATCCCCACAGTGAATACTTGGAACCGCCGAAGTTCGAGGATTTGCGCAAGGACACCGAAGGGGCCTACGGAGGGGTGGGCATTCAGGTCGGATTCAGCCGGGACCGTGTCCTGACGGTGATCGAGCCCATGGAGGACTCGCCTTCCTTCAAAGCAGGCGTGCTGGCCGGGGACCGGATCATCAAGATCGAGGGCAAGAGCACGGAGAAGTTTTCCTTGGAGGACGCGGTCAAGCGCTTGAAGGGCAAGCCAGGGACGGTGGTGAACTTCACCATTTTCAGGCCGTCTTCCAATCTCACGAAAGACATCACGTTGACGAGGGCGGAGATCAAAGTGGACACGGTGCGGGACATCGAAGGGAAACACGACTACACCCTGCTGGAGAACAAGATTGGTTACGTGCGCATCCGGCAGTTTGGGGAACAAACCAGCGATGAGCTCGATCAGGCGTTGAAGAAGTCCGCGGGCCATGGGATGCGGGGTTTGATTTTGGATTTGCGGGGGAATCCGGGGGGGTTGCTGGATCAGGCGGTGAAGGTTTGCGAGAAGTTTCTTCCGCGAAAGAGCCTGGTGGTTTCCACCGAAGGGCGGACGCCAGGAATGAAGAATGAGTATCGAGCGGAGGGCAGGAATCCGCTGCAGCAGCTGCCCATGGTGGTGTTGGTGAACGGAAGCAGCGCCAGCGCGTCGGAAATTGTGGCGGGCTGCCTGCAGGACCTGGGGCGCGCCTTCATTCTCGGAGAGCAGACTTTTGGGAAGGGAAGCGTGCAGAGCATTTTGCCAATGGCGGACGGATCGGCGTTGAAATTGACGACCGCAAAGTATTACACGCCGAGTCACAAAGTGATTCATGAAAAGGGGATTACTCCCGACAGTGTGGTGGCCATGACTGCGGAGGACGAAGAGGCCTTGTATTTGAAGCGCGTCCCGGGCGCCTTGGAGAGTTTGGAGGAAGACCGGCGGGAGCGTGTGAAGACGGCGAAGGACATTCAGTTGGAGCGAGCCGTGGATTACTTGAAGGGCATCATGCTTTACGTGAACCGGGCGGGCGCCAAGACCTCCTCCCCGGCGCCGGCGCCTTGA
- a CDS encoding nuclease, which translates to MTPATTQTEEEVDMTDTRGFDECDAIKWTVCDLTKRTPVRVEADHRERTSGVIEALTAMPEVRVAICPLSTGDYRVDGRCVFERKTYADFAASVVDGRLFRQVTRLAATPGTSALVLEGLERDWETVGVAREALQGALISVEMVFGLPILRSSGPMETARLMLYAARQIQRMERGVVIRHERRPRKQRRLQLHVLQGLPGIGPQRAALLLEHFGSIAAAMQATEPQLMQVDGLGEVGARRIETLLHAQWERTAESAPPPP; encoded by the coding sequence ATGACGCCTGCCACAACGCAAACAGAAGAGGAGGTTGATATGACCGACACCAGAGGTTTCGATGAATGCGATGCGATCAAGTGGACCGTTTGCGATTTAACGAAGCGAACACCGGTGCGCGTCGAAGCGGATCACCGGGAACGGACCAGCGGCGTCATCGAGGCATTGACCGCCATGCCCGAAGTGCGTGTTGCAATCTGCCCATTGAGCACAGGGGATTACCGAGTAGATGGTCGCTGCGTCTTCGAACGTAAGACTTATGCCGACTTCGCTGCCTCGGTGGTGGATGGCAGGCTCTTCCGTCAAGTGACACGGTTGGCTGCCACTCCCGGGACTTCGGCGCTCGTGCTCGAAGGTTTGGAGCGCGATTGGGAAACCGTCGGCGTTGCGCGCGAAGCGCTGCAAGGGGCCTTGATCAGTGTCGAGATGGTATTTGGGCTGCCGATACTTCGATCCAGTGGCCCCATGGAAACTGCTCGACTCATGCTGTATGCGGCACGCCAGATTCAGCGAATGGAACGTGGCGTCGTGATCCGCCACGAACGCCGTCCCCGCAAGCAGCGTCGGCTGCAATTGCATGTGCTCCAGGGTTTGCCTGGAATCGGGCCGCAGCGAGCGGCCCTGTTGCTTGAACACTTCGGCAGCATCGCTGCCGCGATGCAGGCGACCGAGCCGCAATTGATGCAAGTTGACGGTCTGGGAGAGGTGGGAGCCCGTCGAATTGAGACACTCCTCCATGCCCAATGGGAGCGGACCGCCGAATCTGCCCCGCCGCCCCCTTGA